One region of Primulina tabacum isolate GXHZ01 chromosome 1, ASM2559414v2, whole genome shotgun sequence genomic DNA includes:
- the LOC142540493 gene encoding uncharacterized protein LOC142540493 isoform X2, with protein MPSFPLYRSSSPSISPATTSTAAATTTLFIQPHFKQNASQSPPRFFIAAAASGSSGLCSVKPSVVIDSLKVLQWDRLCDCVASFAGTSIGKEATKKQLWNLDRTFEDSMRLLEETNAAVEMHKYGAMIDFTGLDVSSVQAAIRCAHRGSPVSGSEAMALLALLQFAEMLQLNIKAATKEDSAWYGRFLPLSAMIVELVINPSLIKFIEQLIDEDGSVKDSASSDLRHARDRVRVLERKLYQLIESMIRKELKESPTIEASNIDGRWCIKSEADMHPTFEGLLLSSNLGAGNLVEPLAAVPLNDELQQARLSVAKAEDDVLLKITKKMQMDLADIQHLCNCMIQIDLCESCALAKHHRRKWKIRLRVWYILGKFRQRKERIMSFHKAMNQIQGQIEKRTTGPHLIKINARARYSISFDGSFPDLYMPCDENGFIDTETSVEDKISKQSFLTQKKWTLYLPKAYHPLLLLQHRQNMQKALKDLSNAKSEISRKKRQEGYAKWKETINTNLSSLEMQVSMLKQAPPIPFDIFVEQKNKVLIITGPNTGGKTICLKTVGLAAMMAKSGLYVLASEPARVPWFDFVFADIGDDQSLTQSLSTFSGHLKQISEIKSLSTRLSLVLLDEVWNFNNVGAGTNPLEGASLGMSLLESFTDSGALLTIATTHHGELKTLKYSNDAFENACMEFDEVNLKPTYRILWGVPGRSNAINIAERLGMPAEILDNARELYGAASAEINEVIVDMERFKQEYHEKIHEVQLYLRLSKELHQRLLVTQNRVVEHGLEQRQRMIQEISEAAASARSMIHKKVRQSRSNPTLSPLQREANKDIQTSTVNNHHFTLEENVISAATKTPTEENATSTTTEIPYSKENNRHLVTEKKFKLPKIGDTVNVLSLNKKATVMQLDSSKGEIIVQAGNLKLKLKLSDITN; from the exons ATGCCTTCCTTCCCTCTGTATCGCAGCTCCTCTCCCTCTATTTCCCCCGCGACAACCTCCACCGCCGCCGCCACTACCACCCTATTCATTCAACCCCACTTCAAACAAAACGCATCACAATCTCCTCCACGATTCTTCATTGCAGCAGCAGCATCTGGGAGCTCTGGCCTATGTAGCGTCAAACCATCGGTAGTTATCGATAGCCTCAAGGTTTTGCAATGGGATCGCCTCTGTGATTGCGTTGCTTCCTTTGCCGGTACTTCCATTGGCAAGGAAGCCACTAAG AAACAATTATGGAATTTGGATCGGACGTTCGAGGATAGCATGAGACTACTCGAGGAGACCAATGCGGCTGTTGAGATGCATAAGTATGGCGCGATGATAGACTTTACTGGCTTGGATGTTTCATCG GTGCAAGCTGCTATACGATGTGCTCACAGGGGTTCTCCTGTGAGTGGGAGTGAAGCAATGGCCCTCTTAGCTCTATTGCAATTTGCAGAAATGCTGCAATTAAATATTAAAGCTGCCACCAAGGAAGATTCAGCTTGGTATGGGAGGTTTTTGCCTCTTTCAGCAATG ATAGTTGAATTAGTGATAAATCCGTCCTTGATTAAGTTTATAGAACAACTTATAGATGAAGATGGCTCGGTAAAAGATTCTGCA AGTTCTGATTTGAGGCATGCTCGTGATCGTGTGCGGGTTCTAGAGAGAAAG TTATACCAGTTGATTGAAAGCATGATAcggaaagaattgaaagaatcaCCCACTATC GAAGCAAGCAATATCGATGGCAGATGGTGTATAAAGTCTGAGGCTGATATGCATCCTACCTTTGAGGGGCTACTGCTGTCGAG TAATTTAGGTGCCGGAAACCTAGTAGAACCTCTCGCTGCTGTTCCATTGAATGATGAGTTGCAGCAAGCAAGACTATCTGTGGCAAAGGCAGAGGATGATGTTCTTTTGAAGATAACAAAGAAG ATGCAAATGGATCTTGCTGACATCCAACATTTATGCAACTGCATGATTCAAATAGATCTG TGTGAATCTTGTGCATTGGCTAAACATCATAG AAGGAAGTGGAAAATTCGTCTAAGGGTCTGGTATATACTAGGAAAGTTCAGGCAAAGGAAAGAGAGGATAATgtccttccacaaagccatgaacCAGATCCAGGGGCAAATCGAGAAACGCACAACGGGACCTCATCTGATCAAG ATCAATGCCAGAGCACGATATAGCATTTCCTTTGATGGTTCATTTCCTGATTTGTACATGCCATGTGACGAAAATGGCTTTATTGATACAGAAACATCAGTGGAAgacaaaatttcaaaacaatcaTTTCTCACTCAAAAGAAATGGACTTTATATTTGCCAAAAGCTTATCATCCATTGCTGCTTTTACAACATCGGCAGAATATGCAAAAGGCTTTGAAGGATCTTAGTAATGCTAAATCT GAAATTAGTAGGAAAAAACGGCAAGAAGGATATGCAAAGTGGAAAGAAACAATCAATACGAATTTATCGTCTCTTGAAATGCAG GTTTCTATGTTAAAACAAGCTCCACCCATCCCCTTCGACATATTTGTAGAACAGAAAAACAAGGTTCTCATTATTACTGGCCCCAATACCGGAGGCAAAACCATTTGTTTGAAGACAGTTGGGTTGGCTGCAATGATGGCAAAATCTG GTCTGTATGTCTTGGCTTCAGAACCAGCGAGGGTTCCCTGGTTTGATTTTGTATTTGCAGACATTGGGGATGATCAGTCCCTAACTCAATCTTTATCTACCTTTTCAGGCCATCTGAAACAAATTAGT GAAATCAAGTCCCTCTCAACACGTCTGTCTTTGGTGCTCTTGGATGAAGTATGGAACTTCAATAAT GTAGGTGCGGGGACTAATCCTCTTGAGGGAGCTTCCTTGGGGATGTCTTTACTGGAATCTTTTACTGATTCTGGTGCCTTGTTGACTATAGCTACTACTCACCATGGAGAACTTAAAACTCTCAAATACAG CAATGATGCCTTTGAAAATGCTTGTATGGAGTTCGATGAAGTGAACCTGAAGCCCACCTACCGGATTCTTTGGGGAGTACCAG GGCGTTCGAATGCAATCAATATTGCGGAGAGGCTTGGGATGCCTGCTGAAATTTTGGACAATGCCCGTGAACTATACGGAGCAGCTAGTGCAGAAATTAATGAG GTGATAGTTGACATGGAGAGATTCAAGCAGGAATATCATGAAAAAATTCACGAAGTGCAGCTCTACTTGCG GCTCTCAAAGGAACTTCATCAACGTCTGTTAGTGACGCAAAACAGGGTCGTGGAACATGGTTTGGAGCAGAGACAAAGGATGATACAAGAAATATCGGAGGCTGCTGCTTCAGCACGTTCGATGATTCACAAGAAAGTTAGGCAATCTCGATCAAATCCGACTCTATCTCCCCTGCAGAGAGAAGCAAACAAGGATATCCAAACTTCTACTGTCAATAATCATCATTTTACCTTGGAAGAAAATGTAATTTCTGCAGCAACAAAGACTCCAACAGAAGAAAACGCTACTTCTACGACAACTGAGATTCCATATTCCAAAGAGAATAACAGGCATTTAGTTACAG AAAAGAAGTTTAAGCTGCCAAAGATTGGCGATACCGTGAATGTTCTGTCTCTCAACAAGAAAGCAACGGTCATGCAATTGGATTCATCTAAAGGAGAAATCATAGTTCAAGCAGGGAATTTgaagttgaagttgaaattaTCTGATATTACGAACTAG
- the LOC142540493 gene encoding uncharacterized protein LOC142540493 isoform X1: MPSFPLYRSSSPSISPATTSTAAATTTLFIQPHFKQNASQSPPRFFIAAAASGSSGLCSVKPSVVIDSLKVLQWDRLCDCVASFAGTSIGKEATKKQLWNLDRTFEDSMRLLEETNAAVEMHKYGAMIDFTGLDVSSVQAAIRCAHRGSPVSGSEAMALLALLQFAEMLQLNIKAATKEDSAWYGRFLPLSAMIVELVINPSLIKFIEQLIDEDGSVKDSASSDLRHARDRVRVLERKLYQLIESMIRKELKESPTIEASNIDGRWCIKSEADMHPTFEGLLLSSNLGAGNLVEPLAAVPLNDELQQARLSVAKAEDDVLLKITKKMQMDLADIQHLCNCMIQIDLCESCALAKHHSRRKWKIRLRVWYILGKFRQRKERIMSFHKAMNQIQGQIEKRTTGPHLIKINARARYSISFDGSFPDLYMPCDENGFIDTETSVEDKISKQSFLTQKKWTLYLPKAYHPLLLLQHRQNMQKALKDLSNAKSEISRKKRQEGYAKWKETINTNLSSLEMQVSMLKQAPPIPFDIFVEQKNKVLIITGPNTGGKTICLKTVGLAAMMAKSGLYVLASEPARVPWFDFVFADIGDDQSLTQSLSTFSGHLKQISEIKSLSTRLSLVLLDEVWNFNNVGAGTNPLEGASLGMSLLESFTDSGALLTIATTHHGELKTLKYSNDAFENACMEFDEVNLKPTYRILWGVPGRSNAINIAERLGMPAEILDNARELYGAASAEINEVIVDMERFKQEYHEKIHEVQLYLRLSKELHQRLLVTQNRVVEHGLEQRQRMIQEISEAAASARSMIHKKVRQSRSNPTLSPLQREANKDIQTSTVNNHHFTLEENVISAATKTPTEENATSTTTEIPYSKENNRHLVTEKKFKLPKIGDTVNVLSLNKKATVMQLDSSKGEIIVQAGNLKLKLKLSDITN; encoded by the exons ATGCCTTCCTTCCCTCTGTATCGCAGCTCCTCTCCCTCTATTTCCCCCGCGACAACCTCCACCGCCGCCGCCACTACCACCCTATTCATTCAACCCCACTTCAAACAAAACGCATCACAATCTCCTCCACGATTCTTCATTGCAGCAGCAGCATCTGGGAGCTCTGGCCTATGTAGCGTCAAACCATCGGTAGTTATCGATAGCCTCAAGGTTTTGCAATGGGATCGCCTCTGTGATTGCGTTGCTTCCTTTGCCGGTACTTCCATTGGCAAGGAAGCCACTAAG AAACAATTATGGAATTTGGATCGGACGTTCGAGGATAGCATGAGACTACTCGAGGAGACCAATGCGGCTGTTGAGATGCATAAGTATGGCGCGATGATAGACTTTACTGGCTTGGATGTTTCATCG GTGCAAGCTGCTATACGATGTGCTCACAGGGGTTCTCCTGTGAGTGGGAGTGAAGCAATGGCCCTCTTAGCTCTATTGCAATTTGCAGAAATGCTGCAATTAAATATTAAAGCTGCCACCAAGGAAGATTCAGCTTGGTATGGGAGGTTTTTGCCTCTTTCAGCAATG ATAGTTGAATTAGTGATAAATCCGTCCTTGATTAAGTTTATAGAACAACTTATAGATGAAGATGGCTCGGTAAAAGATTCTGCA AGTTCTGATTTGAGGCATGCTCGTGATCGTGTGCGGGTTCTAGAGAGAAAG TTATACCAGTTGATTGAAAGCATGATAcggaaagaattgaaagaatcaCCCACTATC GAAGCAAGCAATATCGATGGCAGATGGTGTATAAAGTCTGAGGCTGATATGCATCCTACCTTTGAGGGGCTACTGCTGTCGAG TAATTTAGGTGCCGGAAACCTAGTAGAACCTCTCGCTGCTGTTCCATTGAATGATGAGTTGCAGCAAGCAAGACTATCTGTGGCAAAGGCAGAGGATGATGTTCTTTTGAAGATAACAAAGAAG ATGCAAATGGATCTTGCTGACATCCAACATTTATGCAACTGCATGATTCAAATAGATCTG TGTGAATCTTGTGCATTGGCTAAACATCATAG TAGAAGGAAGTGGAAAATTCGTCTAAGGGTCTGGTATATACTAGGAAAGTTCAGGCAAAGGAAAGAGAGGATAATgtccttccacaaagccatgaacCAGATCCAGGGGCAAATCGAGAAACGCACAACGGGACCTCATCTGATCAAG ATCAATGCCAGAGCACGATATAGCATTTCCTTTGATGGTTCATTTCCTGATTTGTACATGCCATGTGACGAAAATGGCTTTATTGATACAGAAACATCAGTGGAAgacaaaatttcaaaacaatcaTTTCTCACTCAAAAGAAATGGACTTTATATTTGCCAAAAGCTTATCATCCATTGCTGCTTTTACAACATCGGCAGAATATGCAAAAGGCTTTGAAGGATCTTAGTAATGCTAAATCT GAAATTAGTAGGAAAAAACGGCAAGAAGGATATGCAAAGTGGAAAGAAACAATCAATACGAATTTATCGTCTCTTGAAATGCAG GTTTCTATGTTAAAACAAGCTCCACCCATCCCCTTCGACATATTTGTAGAACAGAAAAACAAGGTTCTCATTATTACTGGCCCCAATACCGGAGGCAAAACCATTTGTTTGAAGACAGTTGGGTTGGCTGCAATGATGGCAAAATCTG GTCTGTATGTCTTGGCTTCAGAACCAGCGAGGGTTCCCTGGTTTGATTTTGTATTTGCAGACATTGGGGATGATCAGTCCCTAACTCAATCTTTATCTACCTTTTCAGGCCATCTGAAACAAATTAGT GAAATCAAGTCCCTCTCAACACGTCTGTCTTTGGTGCTCTTGGATGAAGTATGGAACTTCAATAAT GTAGGTGCGGGGACTAATCCTCTTGAGGGAGCTTCCTTGGGGATGTCTTTACTGGAATCTTTTACTGATTCTGGTGCCTTGTTGACTATAGCTACTACTCACCATGGAGAACTTAAAACTCTCAAATACAG CAATGATGCCTTTGAAAATGCTTGTATGGAGTTCGATGAAGTGAACCTGAAGCCCACCTACCGGATTCTTTGGGGAGTACCAG GGCGTTCGAATGCAATCAATATTGCGGAGAGGCTTGGGATGCCTGCTGAAATTTTGGACAATGCCCGTGAACTATACGGAGCAGCTAGTGCAGAAATTAATGAG GTGATAGTTGACATGGAGAGATTCAAGCAGGAATATCATGAAAAAATTCACGAAGTGCAGCTCTACTTGCG GCTCTCAAAGGAACTTCATCAACGTCTGTTAGTGACGCAAAACAGGGTCGTGGAACATGGTTTGGAGCAGAGACAAAGGATGATACAAGAAATATCGGAGGCTGCTGCTTCAGCACGTTCGATGATTCACAAGAAAGTTAGGCAATCTCGATCAAATCCGACTCTATCTCCCCTGCAGAGAGAAGCAAACAAGGATATCCAAACTTCTACTGTCAATAATCATCATTTTACCTTGGAAGAAAATGTAATTTCTGCAGCAACAAAGACTCCAACAGAAGAAAACGCTACTTCTACGACAACTGAGATTCCATATTCCAAAGAGAATAACAGGCATTTAGTTACAG AAAAGAAGTTTAAGCTGCCAAAGATTGGCGATACCGTGAATGTTCTGTCTCTCAACAAGAAAGCAACGGTCATGCAATTGGATTCATCTAAAGGAGAAATCATAGTTCAAGCAGGGAATTTgaagttgaagttgaaattaTCTGATATTACGAACTAG